CCCCTGTGAGCCCATAATGGAACCCCCTCTGGACTATATTTGGCAACAAATATGTCATTTTTTCCCCAGGCACTTAGTTTTATCTCGCTGCCATGAAAAATAACATTCGCCTCAATTTCACCTGTAATATAAGTATTTCCTTCCCCATCACTTGCTATGGCATGAGCATAATCACCATAAAGACCGCCAGCACTGTTTACCCAGATTACATTCCCTTGATGATCATATTTAACTATAAAAATATCATGATTTCCCTCACAGCCTATAGTTACATCATCAAACATGGCATCCATTTCATATTTTCCAGTTACATAAACATTTCCTAAATCATCTGAGCAAATTCCATATCCATAATCATAAGCCCATAATCCAGCTCTTTTGGCCCATTTAAATTCCTGAGCTTCAAGGATGGAATTAAAAAATAGTATACAAAATGCAATTAAAAAGAGTTTAGTTTGTGTTTTCATTTTTAGTGTTTTTATTAATCTTAAAGAAAATTTTATGCCTCTTTTTCTTTTGATTTTGAACCCTCAAAAAACATTCGTAGATATAAAAACAGTGGATCATTTTTCTCACCACCGGGAAATTTTAAATTGAAAATAAAATAAAAACGCTATTTCTTTATAAATTCCAAACCAATTAAAAACTTGCCTTTAAATAAGTATTTGTCAAGAAACAGTCCTTTTAATCATTATTTGCCGTGATTCCCAAATGGCTTTTTTCAATGGTTTAACACACAACTTTATAAAATCACAAACGTTTTCCTTATAGTATTGTTCAAAATAGTGGATAATTAAACATGAATATTTTTTTTAAACCTACATTCTTTTGTCCCTTAGAATTATACTTTTATTTCCATTTTATTAAGCAAACACCGGATTTTCTGTCAAAAACAGTATATTCGCACCCCTAATTTTTTTTTATGATTTCAGTTGACTCACTTTCTGTAGAATTTAATGGTTCGGCACTTTTCAGCAATGTAACTTTCAATATCAATGATAATGACAGGATAGCTTTGATGGGTAAAAATGGTGCAGGAAAATCTACCCTGTTAAAAATTATTGCAGGTGCCAGCAAACCTACCCGGGGAAAAGTTTCTGTTCCTAA
This sequence is a window from Bacteroidota bacterium. Protein-coding genes within it:
- a CDS encoding SBBP repeat-containing protein, which codes for MKTQTKLFLIAFCILFFNSILEAQEFKWAKRAGLWAYDYGYGICSDDLGNVYVTGKYEMDAMFDDVTIGCEGNHDIFIVKYDHQGNVIWVNSAGGLYGDYAHAIASDGEGNTYITGEIEANVIFHGSEIKLSAWGKNDIFVAKYSPEGVPLWAHRG